The genome window CTTCGACAAGTCGCAGCCCGACTTCGACTGGGAGAACCCGTGGGTGCGGGAGCAGTTCCGCGACATCCTGCGGTTCTGGCTCGACCGCGGCGTCGACGGCTTCCGCGTGGACGTGGCCCACGGCATGATCAAGGAGGCTGGCCTCCCCGACTACACGCCCCCCGCGAACGCCGGCAGCATGGGCGGCGGCGCGATCGCGACCACCACGGGCGGGATCGTCCTGGAGCCCGAGATCAGCGCTCACGCCGAGGGCGAGCCCGTCACGCCGCCCTACTTCGGTCAGGACGGTGTGCACGACATCTACCGCGACTGGCACCAGGTCCTCGCCGAGTACGAGGGCGACCGCGTGCTCTGCGGCGAGGCCTGGGTGGAGCCGCTGGAGAAGCTCGCGCACTGGGTCCGCCCCGACGAGATGCAGCAGACCTTCAACTTCGGCTACCTGGAGACGCCGTGGGACGCGGTCGCGCTGCGCACCGTGATCGACCGCTCCATCGCGGTGTTCGGCAGCGTCGGCGCGCCCAGCACCTGGGTGCTCTCGAACCACGACGTGGTCCGGCACGCCACCCGCCTCGCGCTCACCGGCGACAACCCGCAGGGCCACGGCATCGGGCCGAAGTCGACGGGCATCCCCGACCCGGCCTTCGCCCTGCGCCGTGCCCGCGCGGCGACGGCGCTGATGCTCGCGCTGCCCGGCTCGGCGTACCTGTACCAGGGCGAGGAGCTCGGCCTCCCGGAGGCCATCGACCTCCCCGACGAGGCGCGCCAGGACCCCACCTGGTTCCGCACCAACGGCGAGCGCTACGGCCGCGACGGCTGCCGGGTGCCGATCCCGTGGGAGGGCGCCGACCCGTCGTACGGTTTCGGTCCCGGCCCGAAGAGCTGGCTCCCGCAGCCGGCGACGTGGGCGGACTACACGCGGTCGTCCCAGGAGGGCGTGCCCGGCTCGACCCTGACCATGTACCAGGAGGCGCTGGCCGCCCGGCGCGAGCACGATCTCGCGTTCGGCGAGCTGCAGTGGGCGAACGCCGGCGAGGACGCGCTGCGGTTCACCTCCGGGAAGGTCACGGTCGTGGTGAACTTCGGCGAGGCGCCGCTGCCGCTCCCGGCGGGCACGGTCGTCCTGGCGAGCGGCCCGCTCGAGGGCGGCATGCTGCCCCGCGACACCACCGCCTGGCTGGTCTGAGCCCGCCCCTCCCCTGCGCACAACGGAGGAGTTCCGCCCCGATCCGGGACGGAACCCCTCCGTTCGCTGTCTCCAGCCGGCGTGTCGGGCCGGATCTCCTCCGTTGCCCGCGGCCGCTCAGCTCGCGTTGGCCCGCAGCCACGCGACCGGGTCGACAGGCTCCGTGCCGTTCAGCCGGATCTCGAAGTGGAGGTGCGGCCCGGTCGAGATGCCGGTGTTGCCGACGCGCCCCACGATGTCGGCGACGCGGACCTGCTGACCCGCCGCCACCCGCACCGAACCGGTCTGCAGGTGGCAGTACTTGCTGCTGACCAGCTGCCCGCCGATCATGTGGTCGATGGTGACGTTGACGCCGCAGCCGCCGCCGTCGTGGGCCACGACCTCCCGCACGACGCCGTCGGCGATGATCTGGACGGGGACGCCGGCGCCCGGCGCGAAGTCGACGCCGAGGTGGTTCGTGGACGCGCCCGCGGTCGGCGCGGTTCTCGGTCCGAACCCGGAGGTGATCGGCACGCCGACCGGGAACGGCCACTGGATGGCGCCGGCCGGGTTGTTGCGGAAGGTGTCCGCGATCCGCATCGAACGCAACGCTGCGAGCTGCTCGCCGGAGGTCGCGGCGCCGCTGTCGCGGATGATCGCCTCGCGCTCGGCGGAGGTGATGCTGTCGAGCGCCTGGACGTCGCCCTCCGACGCCGGTGCGCTGGAGAAGTGCGCGGTCGCCGTGCGCGCACGGACCTGGTCGTCGGTCAGGAGGGCCATCGCGGGAACGGTCGTGGCGACCGCGATCCCGAGGA of Leifsonia shinshuensis contains these proteins:
- a CDS encoding alpha-amylase family glycosyl hydrolase; translated protein: MIPIPTSETSRTLAPSTPGREWWRSAVIYQVYPRSFADADGDGMGDLPGITRRLPALRDLGVDAVWLSPFYTSPQNDAGYDVADYRDVDPSFGTLADFDVLLETAHSLGLRVIIDVVPNHSSSDHVWFQEALAAAPGSPERARYLFRDGKGANGDEAPNNWESIFGGSAWTRITEPDGTPGQWYLHLFDKSQPDFDWENPWVREQFRDILRFWLDRGVDGFRVDVAHGMIKEAGLPDYTPPANAGSMGGGAIATTTGGIVLEPEISAHAEGEPVTPPYFGQDGVHDIYRDWHQVLAEYEGDRVLCGEAWVEPLEKLAHWVRPDEMQQTFNFGYLETPWDAVALRTVIDRSIAVFGSVGAPSTWVLSNHDVVRHATRLALTGDNPQGHGIGPKSTGIPDPAFALRRARAATALMLALPGSAYLYQGEELGLPEAIDLPDEARQDPTWFRTNGERYGRDGCRVPIPWEGADPSYGFGPGPKSWLPQPATWADYTRSSQEGVPGSTLTMYQEALAARREHDLAFGELQWANAGEDALRFTSGKVTVVVNFGEAPLPLPAGTVVLASGPLEGGMLPRDTTAWLV
- a CDS encoding peptidoglycan DD-metalloendopeptidase family protein gives rise to the protein MRHGTRPRTGIGAPATPDGAPPAGATPDAATPGRPGRGAQAHRQPTRRELRQREEAARRAREPRFGRGVSVVAMLSVLGIAVATTVPAMALLTDDQVRARTATAHFSSAPASEGDVQALDSITSAEREAIIRDSGAATSGEQLAALRSMRIADTFRNNPAGAIQWPFPVGVPITSGFGPRTAPTAGASTNHLGVDFAPGAGVPVQIIADGVVREVVAHDGGGCGVNVTIDHMIGGQLVSSKYCHLQTGSVRVAAGQQVRVADIVGRVGNTGISTGPHLHFEIRLNGTEPVDPVAWLRANAS